The nucleotide window CGGAAAGATGGCGATATTCTCCGGTGCAGAAGGCACCTGTAAGTAAAGCTGATCTGCTGACATTGAACACTGCATCCTGCAGTGGAACCTGCTTAGGCAGGACCTGGCGGGCCGCCTTGGTAGACAGGATAAAATCCGGCACGGCCACCACCATCAGCAATGGTTTGGGCGGAATAATCCTCAGACATTCCGTGGCCCCGTCACGGCACACATTGATCGTAACTCCGCCGTAAATTGCTGGGGCCACATTGTCCGGATGCCCTTCTATGGATGTTGCAATATCCAGAAGCTGCTGTTTGGAAAGGGATTGTCCTGTCAGCTCATTAGCGGCGACCAAGCCGGCAACAATGGCGGCGGCGCTGCTGCCCAGACCCCGGGATAATGGAATGCGATTGAACATCTTGATGGTCATACCGGGGATTTGATGATTAATTTTACGCAAGAGATCAAGAACCGCCTGATAGGCAATATTTTTCTCATCAGTCGGAATGGTCTCTTTGCCTTCTCCGTCAACCTCAATGACCAGACGGCTGCTATCATGGAAAGTCAACTCAAAATCATTATAAACCGTACAGGCAATTCCTATGGCATCAAATCCCGGCCCACAGTTGGCCGTAGTTCCAGGAATCTGGATCATCACGGAATTATTCAAATTCACCGGCCTCCACGTGAATCACATTGTGCACTTTTCGCACAACCGACATGTCTTCCATTGTGTTAATCGCTAATTTAATACTGGCATAAGGTACTTTATGTGTGATCAACACTAGTTCGGCAAAATTATTGATTCTCCGCTTCTGAATAACCGAGTGAAGGCTGACCTGCTGTGCCCCGAAAGCGCCGGCAATAACCGCCAAAGCACCGGGTCTGTCCTCGACCAGTAAGCGGATATAAAAAGGCGATTCGGTATGTTGGGCTGAAGAAAGGTTTTTCTGATTAAAGCAGGTACACAATATCCGGCTGCTGACATGATGCCGTATATCCCTGGCTGCATCAATGATATCGGCGACCGCGGCGCTGGCCGTGGGCATTTCGCCGGCGCCTCTTCCATAAAACATGGTCTCTCCCACTGCATCGCCCCGCACATAGATGGCATTGAACACATCGTTAACCGAAGCTAAAGGGTGATGGTGCGGCAGCAGTGTCGGATGCACCCGTACGTCTATCCCGCTTTCACTCTCCTTGGCAATAGCCAGCAGCTTCACTGCATAGCCTAATTCCCGCGCATACTCAATATCATCCGGCGATATATTTTCAATACCTTCTACCTGGACATCATCCAGCGTAATTCTGCTATTAAAGGCAATCGAAGCCAAGATAGCGATTTTCCGGGCTGCATCCCAGCCGCCGATATCGGCTGTGGGATCCGCTTCGGCATAGCCTTTGGCCTGAGCTTCGGCTAATACCGTTTCAAAGTCCAATCTTTCTTGCGTCATTTTGGTCAACATGTAATTGGTTGTACCGTTTACAATGCCCATGACTTCCCGAATCCGGTTAGCTGCCAGGCATTGTTTCAAAGGGCGGATAATCGGGATGCCGCCGCCAACACTGGCTTCAAATAACAGGTCTACTTGCTTTTCTTCCGCCGCCTCAAATAATTGTTTTCCATATTTGGCGATAATATCCTTGTTGGCAGTCACAACATGTTTACCGGCTTCAAGCGCCCTTAAAATATAGTCTTTCGCAGGGCTTTCCCCGCCCATGACTTCCACCACAATGTCAATATCCGGATCGTTAAGAATCTCATCAATTGAGGTGGTTAAAGGAACATTAAAGGAAGTATTCCTCGTCTTCCCCGGATTTCTAACCAGGACTTTTTTTATCGCCAGCGGGCAGCCGACTTTCTGTGCAATATTATGCGCATTGGTCTGAAGTATTTTGATGATACCGGTTCCGACTGTTCCGTAGCCTAATAATCCAATCTGAACAGTTTCTTTCATAAATCAATACTCCTTATGCCTGTCCCAGGACTTCCAGCCGTTTTACGCCGTCGATCATCCGCAATTTGTCCAACAGTGCTTCCAAGTCAATGACCAATTCAGCAGTTTCAAGGGAAATGGTTGCATTGGCAACTCCCTGCAGAGGAATTCCCTGGTTGATGGTCATAATACTGGCTCGTTCATTGGCGATGGTATTTAATACCCGCGATAATACGCCGGGCTTATGCTCTAGAAGCAACGCCAGTGTGACGATCTTTTCCCGGCTGGCTTCATAAAACGGGAACACGTAGTCCTTGTATTTATAATACGCACTACGGCTTAATTCCATCTTTTCCACTGCCTCGTTGATGGTTTTCACTTCGCCTCGTTTCAAAATTTCTTTCACTTTAATGGTCTTTTTAATCGCTTCTGGCAAAATTTCTTCTCTCACTAAGTAAAAAACTGATTTTTGCCCAGTCACACCCAGTGCCCCCCTCAATTAAGTGGTTTTCTTAGACGGATAGATATCTTCATATAGTAGACATTATACATTGCCCCATGCAAATAGACAAGAGCCAACATAAAAAACATCAAAGTAAAAAAGCGCAGATATAAAAAAAATCAGTCAGTCTAAACCGACTGACCGTTTCGGGCTAAAAGATTATACATATCAGGCCGCCGCTGCCTTCATTCACAATCTTTTGCAGTGTTGCCTGCATTTTCCGCTGTGAGGTTTCCGGCATGCCCGAAATCTTATTTTGGATTCCCTCCCGGACTAAAGCATTTAAAGATTTGCCGAATAGATTGGTGCGCCAAATTTTTTCCGGTTCTCCTTCAAATTCCTGCATCAAATATTGAATTAATTCTTCACTTTGTTTTTCCGTGCCGATAATCGGTGAAATCTCCGCCTGAATATCGGTTCTGATAATATGCATTGAAGGCGCCGAAGCTTTTAGTTTCACGCCGAAACGGTTTCCTGTGCGCAGAATTTCCGGTTCTTCCAAGACCATTTCATCGATTTGCGGCTGAACAATGCCATATCCGTTCTGCCTTGCCTCTTGCAACGCACTGGCCAGATTATCGTATTCTCTCTTAGCCACTGCCATATCTTTCATCAGTGAAAGAAGCTGATGTTCGCCGCTGATCGTAAAGCCGGTAATTTCTTCTAATATTTGATAGAAAAGATGGTTATGCGCCGTCATTTCGATAATGGCAATCCCGCTGCCTAAATCCATATCGTGCAATATGACATCGGCTACTACATCACAGGCTGATAAATCATCAATGGCCCGGTCAATATCCCTTAACCGTTTAATGTATTGAATCACATCTTCCACTGCTGTAGTGAATTTTTGATGCAGCCAGTGATCTGTTTCCAGTTCTTCCACCCACCGGGGCAATGTAATATTGACTTCTTTTACCGGAAACTCATATAAGACTTCCTGTAAAATGGCGTAAACGTCATCATGGCCGATTTGGGCGCAATCCAGAGGAATGACCGGAACGTCATATTTATCTTCCAGCTTAGCAACCAATTCACGAGTTTCTTTCGCTGAGGGGTATCCTGTATTTAAAATGATCAAAAAGGGTTTTTGCAATTCCTTCAATTCTGCAATAACCCGCTCCTCGGCAGAAACGTAGTTTTCCCGCGGCAAATCGGTTACAGTTCCGTCGGTGGTGACCACTAAACCAATGGTGGAGTGCTCGGCAATCACCTTGCGCGTGCCGACTTCCGCCGCCTCCTGAAAAGGGATTTCCTGATCAAACCAAGGGGTCAGCACCATGCGCGGACCTTCCTCTTCTTCGTAACCCAATGCGCCTTCCACGGCATAGCCAACGCAGTCCACCACTCTAACCCAAACCGAAACATTGTCCTTCACACTGATTTCAACAGCTTCATTGGGGATGAATTTAGGCTCTGTTGTCATAATGGTTCTGCCGGCAGCGCTTTGAGGCAGTTCATCTTTAGCCCGTTCTTTATCATATGGATCGGTTATATTAGGCAGGACCATGGTCTCCATAAATCGCTTAATAAATGTAGATTTCCCTGTCCGTACCGGACCTACGACACCGATGTAGACATCGCCGCCAGTACGTTCGGCAATATCACGGAACAAATCAAATTTTTCCATTCTCTCCCCTCCCATACTAACCCATTCACACTTACGGGATAATGCCTCTTTCTGATCCACTCCTTTCCCCGTCACATTTGCAATATTGCGCCGTACTAGCTGCACGGATATACCAATTAATCATTATAAATATATGACATGCCGCATAGTTTATGCTAATATGCTAAATCAAATCGGATATAAAAGAAAAAAGTACGGAGTATTCTCCGTACTAAAAAAGAAACTAAACCGACAATTAGTTTTCCCAATCTATTGGTTCAACCGCTACCTCTTCCACCTCATGGGTTTTCCCGCGGGTCATAAGTTCCAAAACCGCCTCTTTTGCCGGCTTATGATTATACAGTACATGATACATCTGTTCAGTAATTGGCATGACGATTTGATTCTGCTGCGCTAAACTATACGCTGCCTTGGCGGTGCGAATTCCCTCCACAACCATATTGGTAGCACCGCAAACTTCACTGATGGTCTTGCCCTGAGCCAAAAGCAGCCCGGCGCGATAA belongs to Acetonema longum DSM 6540 and includes:
- the thrB gene encoding homoserine kinase, producing the protein MNNSVMIQIPGTTANCGPGFDAIGIACTVYNDFELTFHDSSRLVIEVDGEGKETIPTDEKNIAYQAVLDLLRKINHQIPGMTIKMFNRIPLSRGLGSSAAAIVAGLVAANELTGQSLSKQQLLDIATSIEGHPDNVAPAIYGGVTINVCRDGATECLRIIPPKPLLMVVAVPDFILSTKAARQVLPKQVPLQDAVFNVSRSALLTGAFCTGEYRHLSAAMDDRLHQPYRQQLVPGMPEVLRAAFDAGAFGSALSGAGPCLIAFCDQNADHIGQCMVDAFQANGITASCMVLSIDTDGAKRI
- a CDS encoding homoserine dehydrogenase, whose amino-acid sequence is MKETVQIGLLGYGTVGTGIIKILQTNAHNIAQKVGCPLAIKKVLVRNPGKTRNTSFNVPLTTSIDEILNDPDIDIVVEVMGGESPAKDYILRALEAGKHVVTANKDIIAKYGKQLFEAAEEKQVDLLFEASVGGGIPIIRPLKQCLAANRIREVMGIVNGTTNYMLTKMTQERLDFETVLAEAQAKGYAEADPTADIGGWDAARKIAILASIAFNSRITLDDVQVEGIENISPDDIEYARELGYAVKLLAIAKESESGIDVRVHPTLLPHHHPLASVNDVFNAIYVRGDAVGETMFYGRGAGEMPTASAAVADIIDAARDIRHHVSSRILCTCFNQKNLSSAQHTESPFYIRLLVEDRPGALAVIAGAFGAQQVSLHSVIQKRRINNFAELVLITHKVPYASIKLAINTMEDMSVVRKVHNVIHVEAGEFE
- a CDS encoding ACT domain-containing protein, producing the protein MTGQKSVFYLVREEILPEAIKKTIKVKEILKRGEVKTINEAVEKMELSRSAYYKYKDYVFPFYEASREKIVTLALLLEHKPGVLSRVLNTIANERASIMTINQGIPLQGVANATISLETAELVIDLEALLDKLRMIDGVKRLEVLGQA
- the spoIVA gene encoding stage IV sporulation protein A, producing the protein MEKFDLFRDIAERTGGDVYIGVVGPVRTGKSTFIKRFMETMVLPNITDPYDKERAKDELPQSAAGRTIMTTEPKFIPNEAVEISVKDNVSVWVRVVDCVGYAVEGALGYEEEEGPRMVLTPWFDQEIPFQEAAEVGTRKVIAEHSTIGLVVTTDGTVTDLPRENYVSAEERVIAELKELQKPFLIILNTGYPSAKETRELVAKLEDKYDVPVIPLDCAQIGHDDVYAILQEVLYEFPVKEVNITLPRWVEELETDHWLHQKFTTAVEDVIQYIKRLRDIDRAIDDLSACDVVADVILHDMDLGSGIAIIEMTAHNHLFYQILEEITGFTISGEHQLLSLMKDMAVAKREYDNLASALQEARQNGYGIVQPQIDEMVLEEPEILRTGNRFGVKLKASAPSMHIIRTDIQAEISPIIGTEKQSEELIQYLMQEFEGEPEKIWRTNLFGKSLNALVREGIQNKISGMPETSQRKMQATLQKIVNEGSGGLICIIF